Proteins from a genomic interval of Oncorhynchus masou masou isolate Uvic2021 unplaced genomic scaffold, UVic_Omas_1.1 unplaced_scaffold_1350, whole genome shotgun sequence:
- the LOC135530480 gene encoding gastrula zinc finger protein XlCGF17.1-like, which produces MSSLSCSPPAKEEEVCWTEKEGLWLNVVVKEEEEEEDVTVTKVEDEDVAVKEEEDEKEEDSDFGEEGEITGILEEEEEEEEDLINPKADEAEKSLSTSEHLKKHQRKPTGKKLHHCSGCGKSYSRSDSLKVHQRIHTGETSHCCSDCGKRFTSSADLKRHQRIHTGEKPYSCDQCGKSFNVPSSLKTHQRTHTGEKPYSCADCGKSFSKLYTLQSHQRIHTGEKLYSCSDCGKSFSKLYTLQLHQRIHTGEKLFSCDQCGKRFTHSSCLKVHQRTHTGEKPYSCDQCEKKFVTSSSLTIHRRSHTGEKPYSCDQCVKRFTSSSHLTIHQRTHKRETS; this is translated from the exons ATGAGTTCACTGAGCTGCTCTCCTCCTGCTAAAGAagaggaggtctgctggacggagaaagagggTCTGTGGCTGAACGTTGtcgtgaaagaggaagaggaagaggaggatgtcacAGTAACAAAAGTAGAGGATGAGGATGTTgcagtgaaagaagaagaggacgAGAAAGAGGAGGATTCAGAttttggagaggagggagagataactGGTATattggaagaagaagaagaggaggaggaggatctgaTTAACCCCA AagctgacgaggcagagaagagtctctccacatCAGAACACCTCAAGAAACACCAACGGAAACCTACAGGGAAGAAACTTCATCACTGCTCTGGCTGTGGGAAGAGTTATTCAAGATCAGATTCACTAAAAgtacaccagagaattcacactggagagacatctcactgctgctctgactgtgggaagaggttTACCTCTTCAGCAGACCTCAAAAGACATCAGAGAATccatacaggagagaaaccttatagctgtgatcaatgtggaaagagttttaatgTTCCAAGCAGCCTGAaaacacaccagagaacacacacaggggagaaaccttatagctgcgctgactgtgggaagagtttctcaAAATTATATACACTAcaatcacaccagagaattcacactggagagaaactttatagctgctctgactgtgggaagagtttttcaaaattatatacattacaattacaccagagaattcacacaggagagaaactttttagctgtgatcaatgtgggaaaagGTTTACTCACTCAAGCTGCCTGAAGgtacatcagagaacacacacaggagagaaaccttatagctgtgatcagtgtgagaAGAAATTTGTTACATCTAGCAGTCTGACTATACACCGGAGatctcacacaggagagaagccttatagctgtgatcaatgtgtgAAACGGTTTACTTCATCTAGCCATCTGACTATTCACCAGCGGACACACAAGAGAGAAACCTCATAG